The Methanolinea sp. genome segment GCTCGCTCGACGGGTGGCTGCTCGAGGCACACCCGAAGCTCAACCCCTGCGGGACCACGACGGCCGGGGTATTCCTCGCCGGGGTCTGCCAGGGACCAAAGGACATCCCCGACACGGTCGCGTCCGCCGAGGGTGCGGCATCGGCGGCGAGCATCCCGATCCACATGGGAGAGGTCGAGCTCGAGCCGTACTTCGCCCAGTGCATCGAGGAGAAGTGCGCGGGCTGCGGCATGTGCGTGAACCTCTGCCCGTACCAGGCGCTCTCGCTCGTCGAGAAGGAAGGCAGGAAGGTCATGCAGGTCACCGAGGCGAAGTGCAAGGGCTGCGGGACGTGCGGCGGGTTCTGCCCCGGCGGGGCCATCTGGATGCAGCACTTCGCGACACCGCAGATCATCGCGCAGATCGACGCGTTCCTCCTCGGAGGTGAGCAGTGATGGCAGAGGGCGAGTGGAAACCCAAGATCCTCGGGATCATCTGCAACTGGTGTTCGTACGCGGGGGCCGACCTCGCGGGGAGCGCGAGGACGCAGTATCCCCCCGACATCCGGATCATCAGGGTGATGTGCACGGGGAGGGTCGACCCCCTCTTCATCCTGAAGGCCTTCGTGGACGGCGCGGACGGCGTCCTCGTCTCGGGCTGCCACTTCGGGGACTGCCACTACCTCGAGGGGAACTACAAGGCAGCAAAGAGGATGTTCCTGCTCAAGAGCCTCCTGCGGAACATCGGCCTCGAGGACAAGAGGCTGCGGATGACGTTTGTCTCCGCATCCGAGGGTGCCAAGTGGGCAGTGGTGGTAAAGGACGTCGTGGACACCATAAAGAGCCTGGGCCCAAGCCCGCTCAAGGAGATCACGCGCTGACCATCAGGGGGATCCTACCTTGGCGAAACTGAAATTGAACCTGATTACCGGCCGCACCATCCACCAGGGCGTGGCCATGGAGGGCGGAAAGGAGAAGGATGCCTACACGAAGGCCTGCGGGATCATCGAGATGGACCCGTCGGACATGAAAAAGCTGGGCATCTGGAAGGGGACGAACGTCCGTGTCACGAGCGAGTGGGGGAGCGTGGTCGTGAAAGCCGTGGAGGCAACCCAGGGGCCCCACCCCGGGCTCGCTTTCATCCCCATGGGACCGTGGGCGAACGCGGTCGTCAATCCCAAGACGTACTCTACCGGGATGCCGACATTTAAGGGAGTCCCCATCGAAGTAGAACCCGCAATAAACGAGCCGGTCCTCAATTCAATCCAGCTCGTGCAGAAGAAGTGCAGGGGTGAGGCCTGAATGTCCAAAGTCGTGACCGACGTGATCTGCCCGTTCTGCGGAACGCTCTGTGACGACATCGAGGTCGTCGTCTCGGATGACGGGAAGAAGATAGAAGATGTCTACAATGCCTGCGCCATCGGCGCAGAGAAGTTCCTCCATGCCCAGGCCCCCGACCGGGTCAAGAGGCCGCGGATGCAGCAGCCCGACGGGTCCTACAAGGAGGTCTCGTACGACGAGGCCGTGGAATACACAGCCCAGATGCTGTACAAGGCGAAGAAACCCCTCATGTACGGCTGGAGTTCCACGAGCTGCGAGGCACAGAGCATCGGGCACGAGATCGCGGAGAAGGTGGGGGCCGTCGTCGACAACACGGCCACCGTCTGCCACGGGACCACGCTGATCGCGGTCCAGGACGTCGGGATCCCAAGCTGTACCCTGGGCGAGATCAAGAACAGGGCGGACAGGATCATCTTCTGGGGCTGCAACCCGTGCCATGCCCACCCCCGCCACCAGTCGCGCTATTCCGTCTTCCCGAGGGGCTTCTTCACGAACAAGGGGCACACGAACAGGAAGGTCATCGTCGTTGACCCGAGGGTGACGGACACCGCGAAGCTCGCCGACTACCACTACCAGGTCGAGCAGGGCCGCGACTACGAGCTCCTCTCCGCCTTCCGCGTCGCACTCCGGAACGAGCCCCTCCCCGAGGTCGTCGCGGGCATTCCCCGGGAGAAGATCATCGAGGGTGCAGAGGTGATGAAGAGCGGCCGGTTCGGGATCATCTTCTTCGGGATGGGTGTGACCCAGTCGCTCTCCAAGAACCACAACATCGACAACGCCATCAGCCTCACGAAGGACCTCAACGAGTTCACGAAGTTCAGCATCATGGCGATGCGGGGCCACTACAACGTGACAGGCTCGGGCCAGGTCCTCGGGTGGCAGTTCGGGTTCCCGTTCTCCGTTGACCTCTCGCGCGGCTTTGCGCGGTACAACCCCGGGGAGACGAGCTCAAACGACCTGCTCGTGAGGGGCGAGGTCGACGCGGTCTTCGTCATCGGGAGCGACCCCGGCGCGCACTTCCCGATAAGCTCGGTGAAGCAGATCGCAAAGCTCCCCTCCGTCTGCGTCGACCCGCACATCACCCCGACGACCGAGATATCCAAGCTCCACGTCCCGGTGGCGTTCGTGGGCGTCGAGGTCGCGGGGAACTGCTATCGGATGGACAACGTCCCGATCGAGGCCCGGAAAGTCGTCGACCCGCCGGAGGGTGTCTTGACGGACGTGGAATTCCTCACGCGCGTGAACGCCCGCCTCGACGAGCTGATGGCAGGAGGGAAGTAGATGGCAGAATACATCATCAAGAACGGGTTTGTTTTCGATCCCGTCCAGGGAATCAAGGGGGACAAGGCCGACATCGCCGTCAAGGA includes the following:
- a CDS encoding hydrogenase iron-sulfur subunit → MAEGEWKPKILGIICNWCSYAGADLAGSARTQYPPDIRIIRVMCTGRVDPLFILKAFVDGADGVLVSGCHFGDCHYLEGNYKAAKRMFLLKSLLRNIGLEDKRLRMTFVSASEGAKWAVVVKDVVDTIKSLGPSPLKEITR
- a CDS encoding formylmethanofuran dehydrogenase subunit B, producing the protein MSKVVTDVICPFCGTLCDDIEVVVSDDGKKIEDVYNACAIGAEKFLHAQAPDRVKRPRMQQPDGSYKEVSYDEAVEYTAQMLYKAKKPLMYGWSSTSCEAQSIGHEIAEKVGAVVDNTATVCHGTTLIAVQDVGIPSCTLGEIKNRADRIIFWGCNPCHAHPRHQSRYSVFPRGFFTNKGHTNRKVIVVDPRVTDTAKLADYHYQVEQGRDYELLSAFRVALRNEPLPEVVAGIPREKIIEGAEVMKSGRFGIIFFGMGVTQSLSKNHNIDNAISLTKDLNEFTKFSIMAMRGHYNVTGSGQVLGWQFGFPFSVDLSRGFARYNPGETSSNDLLVRGEVDAVFVIGSDPGAHFPISSVKQIAKLPSVCVDPHITPTTEISKLHVPVAFVGVEVAGNCYRMDNVPIEARKVVDPPEGVLTDVEFLTRVNARLDELMAGGK
- a CDS encoding molybdopterin dinucleotide binding domain-containing protein gives rise to the protein MAKLKLNLITGRTIHQGVAMEGGKEKDAYTKACGIIEMDPSDMKKLGIWKGTNVRVTSEWGSVVVKAVEATQGPHPGLAFIPMGPWANAVVNPKTYSTGMPTFKGVPIEVEPAINEPVLNSIQLVQKKCRGEA